A region of uncultured Carboxylicivirga sp. DNA encodes the following proteins:
- a CDS encoding P-II family nitrogen regulator, whose protein sequence is MKCVMAIIRIDKMNETKRALRDAGITSMTASGKVFGRGKGLWDAKVIEGAKNDTPEALELLGKEPRLRPQRVIQIIIPNSKVETCVETIIEANQTPSPGDGKIFVLPVSESIRVRTGERGDSVLDI, encoded by the coding sequence ATGAAATGTGTAATGGCCATAATTCGCATCGATAAGATGAACGAAACCAAAAGAGCTTTAAGAGATGCAGGTATCACTTCAATGACAGCATCAGGAAAAGTTTTTGGAAGAGGAAAAGGCTTATGGGATGCAAAAGTAATTGAAGGAGCTAAAAATGATACTCCTGAGGCACTGGAACTACTGGGTAAAGAACCGCGTCTACGTCCACAAAGGGTAATACAAATAATTATTCCTAACAGTAAAGTGGAAACATGTGTTGAAACAATTATCGAAGCCAATCAAACTCCTTCTCCAGGTGATGGTAAAATATTCGTTCTTCCAGTTAGCGAATCCATCAGAGTTAGAACAGGTGAAAGAGGTGATTCAGTGTTGGACATTTAA
- a CDS encoding P-II family nitrogen regulator, giving the protein MIKAIIRPEKTSKVLKALFEAGYIAVTKMPVVGRGKQRGIKIGDVTYDELPKEMLIMVVKDEDKDFAVTTIMEAARTEPKGAFGDGKIFISPVDESYTISRGTKEL; this is encoded by the coding sequence ATGATAAAAGCGATAATTCGCCCAGAAAAAACAAGTAAAGTGTTAAAAGCTTTGTTCGAAGCTGGTTACATAGCTGTTACAAAAATGCCTGTTGTAGGTCGTGGTAAGCAGCGAGGAATCAAAATTGGTGATGTTACCTATGATGAGCTTCCAAAAGAAATGCTAATAATGGTGGTAAAAGACGAAGATAAAGACTTTGCAGTTACTACAATTATGGAGGCTGCCCGCACTGAGCCTAAAGGTGCTTTCGGAGACGGTAAGATATTTATTTCTCCTGTTGACGAATCGTACACTATCAGTAGAGGTACTAAGGAACTTTAA
- the nifH gene encoding nitrogenase iron protein yields the protein MRKVAIYGKGGIGKSTTTQNTVAGLVEMGKNVMVVGCDPKADSTRLLLGGLAQKTVLDTLREEGEDVELDDVVKRGYGQVRCVESGGPEPGVGCAGRGIITSINLLEQLGAWDEKFETEYTFYDVLGDVVCGGFAMPIRDGKAEEIYIVVSGEMMAMYAANNICKGIKKYAQAGTVRLGGLICNSRKVDNEREMIEQLAKQIGTQMIHFVPRDNMVQQAEINRKTVIEFAPEHTQADEYRALAKAIDANEMFVIPEPLEIEELEKLLIDYGIAN from the coding sequence ATGAGAAAAGTTGCAATTTACGGAAAAGGAGGAATTGGTAAATCTACCACTACTCAAAACACAGTAGCAGGTCTTGTTGAAATGGGTAAAAACGTAATGGTAGTTGGATGTGACCCTAAAGCAGATTCAACACGTTTATTACTTGGTGGCTTGGCACAAAAAACTGTATTGGATACACTTCGTGAAGAAGGTGAAGATGTAGAATTGGATGATGTAGTAAAAAGAGGATACGGACAAGTTCGATGTGTTGAGTCAGGAGGTCCAGAACCAGGAGTAGGATGTGCTGGTCGTGGTATCATTACTTCAATTAACCTGTTGGAACAATTAGGTGCATGGGATGAGAAATTCGAAACTGAATACACTTTCTATGATGTATTAGGTGATGTTGTATGTGGAGGTTTCGCAATGCCTATTCGTGATGGTAAAGCTGAAGAAATTTACATTGTAGTATCTGGTGAGATGATGGCAATGTATGCTGCAAACAACATTTGTAAAGGTATTAAAAAGTATGCTCAAGCTGGTACAGTACGTTTAGGTGGTTTGATCTGTAACTCACGTAAAGTTGACAACGAAAGAGAAATGATCGAGCAGTTGGCTAAACAAATTGGTACTCAAATGATCCACTTCGTACCTCGTGATAACATGGTTCAGCAAGCTGAGATTAACAGAAAGACTGTTATTGAATTTGCTCCTGAGCATACACAAGCTGACGAATACCGTGCTTTAGCAAAAGCAATTGATGCAAACGAAATGTTTGTTATTCCTGAGCCTCTTGAAATCGAAGAGCTTGAGAAGTTATTGATCGATTACGGTATTGCTAACTAA
- a CDS encoding GNAT family N-acetyltransferase, translating to MYVISTEKSKLDIDMIVQYLSEVSYWAQGRTKDMIQESINNSLCYGIYKDDKQIGFARVITDFVVFGWLLDVFILPGYQGGGVGKYLLNSIMEDEKLIKIKRWRLATADAHGFYEQFGFKTPANPEYIMEK from the coding sequence ATGTATGTAATTTCAACCGAGAAAAGTAAATTAGATATAGATATGATTGTTCAATACCTTTCAGAAGTCTCATATTGGGCTCAGGGTAGGACAAAAGATATGATTCAGGAATCTATAAATAATTCATTATGTTACGGTATTTATAAAGATGATAAGCAAATTGGCTTTGCTCGGGTTATTACCGATTTTGTTGTTTTTGGATGGTTGTTAGATGTTTTTATATTGCCCGGATATCAAGGTGGTGGAGTTGGTAAGTATTTATTGAACTCAATAATGGAGGATGAAAAATTGATTAAGATTAAGCGTTGGCGCTTGGCTACCGCAGATGCTCATGGATTTTATGAGCAATTTGGATTCAAGACTCCTGCTAATCCTGAATATATAATGGAAAAATAG
- the hemH gene encoding ferrochelatase — MKKTGVLLVNLGTPDSFARKDVKKYLAEFLMDGRVIDIPYWKRFLLVRGIIAPFRSKKVSIEYKKLWLDNGSPLLVYGRELTEKVKNLFLLNSANIEVELAMRYQSPSIESALNNLKHKTVDRIIVFPLFPQYASATIGSVAQKVMEIISKWEVIPSIDFINDYHEDSEYIEAFAKKVSNDVAKINPEHILFSYHGIPERHLENIQKQNSNLCNWPECNCGVKNEVKRFCYRSACFNTTRLIADKASLTNNTFSTSFQSRLGKSPWIKPYTDVTVEELARKGIKNLLVVSPSFVADCLETTLEIGEQYKELFMEKGGEKFAFTQSLNADTSWAEAIYNIINKRI, encoded by the coding sequence ATGAAGAAAACAGGTGTATTATTAGTTAATTTAGGAACTCCTGATAGTTTTGCAAGAAAGGATGTTAAAAAATATCTGGCCGAATTTTTAATGGATGGTCGTGTTATTGATATACCATATTGGAAACGGTTTTTATTAGTGAGGGGAATAATAGCTCCTTTTCGATCAAAAAAAGTATCCATAGAATATAAAAAGTTGTGGTTGGATAATGGATCACCGCTTTTAGTTTATGGAAGAGAATTAACTGAGAAAGTGAAGAATTTATTTTTACTGAATTCAGCTAATATTGAAGTTGAGCTTGCAATGAGATATCAAAGTCCATCGATTGAATCAGCTCTAAATAATCTTAAACATAAAACAGTTGACCGAATTATCGTTTTTCCTTTATTTCCTCAATATGCATCAGCAACTATTGGCTCTGTAGCTCAAAAAGTAATGGAAATTATCTCTAAATGGGAAGTAATACCATCTATTGATTTTATAAATGATTATCATGAGGATTCAGAATATATTGAAGCATTTGCCAAAAAGGTAAGTAATGACGTAGCTAAGATTAATCCCGAACATATTTTATTTAGTTACCATGGTATACCAGAAAGACATCTTGAAAATATACAGAAACAAAATTCTAATCTTTGTAATTGGCCTGAATGCAATTGTGGTGTTAAAAATGAAGTCAAAAGATTTTGTTACAGGTCTGCATGCTTTAATACAACCAGATTGATTGCTGATAAAGCTTCCTTGACCAATAATACCTTTTCTACTTCGTTTCAAAGCAGGTTAGGTAAGTCGCCATGGATTAAACCGTATACTGATGTTACAGTAGAAGAATTGGCGCGTAAAGGAATTAAAAACTTATTGGTTGTTTCTCCTTCTTTTGTAGCGGACTGTTTGGAGACAACGCTTGAGATTGGAGAACAGTATAAAGAACTTTTTATGGAAAAGGGAGGGGAAAAGTTTGCCTTTACTCAAAGCTTAAACGCTGATACAAGTTGGGCTGAAGCAATTTATAATATTATTAATAAAAGAATATAG
- a CDS encoding sigma 54-interacting transcriptional regulator, with translation MEFRCRKVGDECYGFKELTLLFDISQRLLESKELNNDLTPIMASLVKHLNAERSFVTIFNRENQQILIKASYGLSESQKARGKYNLGEGIIGKVIELAKPVVIPEISKSKLFINKTKSELTKDGQELTYICVPLLLDNIVSGALSVIKVFNPKIEGSEDIQLLSIIGSMIAKTARYKQAKMEELERLREENRNLQDQIKETNRHNIIGNSGKMKDLFALVNRVAQTNSTVLLRGESGIGKELFAEAIHNNSNRKNKNLIKVNCSALPESLIESELFGHEKGAFTGADQQRKGRFELAHGGTIFLDEIGDLPLPTQVKLLRVIQEREFERIGGSETIKSDVRIVAATNRNLEELIEKGEYREDLYYRINVFPIFIPPLRERRDDIPILVDHFIDKFNKKNGRTIKRITTSAINMLMVHRWPGNIRELENVIERACIMCKDDVIHSYDLPPTLQTADSTNTQIEGGMVPIIEQVEKQLIRDALTTTKGNITKAAEVLQITERMLGTRIKKYEIDAWRFKV, from the coding sequence ATGGAATTCAGATGTAGAAAAGTTGGTGATGAATGTTATGGATTCAAAGAGTTAACATTATTATTTGATATCAGCCAGCGATTGCTTGAAAGTAAAGAATTAAATAATGACCTAACCCCCATTATGGCTTCTTTAGTTAAACACCTTAATGCCGAAAGAAGCTTTGTAACAATTTTTAACCGCGAAAATCAACAAATATTAATTAAAGCCTCTTATGGATTAAGCGAATCTCAAAAAGCAAGAGGAAAATACAATTTAGGTGAAGGTATTATTGGTAAAGTTATTGAATTAGCAAAACCAGTTGTAATACCTGAAATATCTAAATCTAAACTATTCATCAATAAAACAAAATCTGAGCTCACCAAAGACGGACAAGAACTTACATATATATGTGTTCCTTTATTGCTTGACAATATTGTATCGGGAGCTTTAAGTGTTATAAAAGTTTTTAACCCAAAAATAGAAGGGTCTGAAGACATTCAACTTCTGAGCATCATAGGCTCAATGATTGCTAAAACAGCTCGTTACAAACAAGCTAAGATGGAGGAGCTTGAGCGTTTACGTGAAGAGAATAGAAATCTACAGGATCAGATCAAAGAAACCAATCGACATAATATTATCGGCAACTCTGGTAAAATGAAAGACCTGTTTGCCTTAGTTAACCGTGTTGCTCAAACTAATAGTACAGTATTACTACGTGGTGAAAGTGGTATTGGTAAGGAGCTGTTTGCAGAAGCCATTCATAATAACAGTAACAGAAAAAATAAAAATCTTATTAAAGTTAACTGTTCTGCTTTACCTGAGTCATTAATCGAAAGTGAGTTATTTGGTCACGAGAAGGGTGCATTTACAGGTGCTGACCAGCAGCGAAAAGGCAGGTTTGAATTGGCACATGGTGGAACCATATTCTTAGATGAAATTGGAGACCTACCTCTTCCTACCCAAGTAAAGTTATTACGTGTAATACAGGAAAGAGAATTTGAGCGAATAGGCGGTTCTGAAACAATAAAATCAGATGTTCGCATAGTTGCAGCAACTAACCGTAATCTCGAAGAACTTATTGAAAAAGGAGAATATCGTGAAGATTTATATTATCGTATAAACGTATTCCCAATATTCATACCTCCATTAAGAGAAAGGCGTGATGATATTCCAATTTTGGTTGACCACTTTATAGATAAGTTTAACAAAAAGAATGGAAGAACCATTAAACGAATAACTACTTCAGCCATAAACATGCTAATGGTACATCGCTGGCCGGGGAATATTCGTGAATTGGAAAATGTTATTGAAAGAGCCTGTATTATGTGTAAGGATGATGTAATTCATAGTTACGACTTACCTCCTACTCTTCAAACAGCCGATTCAACCAACACTCAAATTGAAGGTGGCATGGTTCCCATAATTGAGCAAGTTGAAAAGCAATTAATACGCGATGCTCTTACCACAACCAAAGGAAACATTACCAAGGCTGCAGAAGTATTACAAATTACCGAAAGAATGTTAGGTACTCGTATAAAAAAATACGAAATTGATGCCTGGAGATTTAAAGTCTAA